A part of Cottoperca gobio chromosome 4, fCotGob3.1, whole genome shotgun sequence genomic DNA contains:
- the s1pr3a gene encoding sphingosine 1-phosphate receptor 3a — protein MKNILEDGMNLVIVSHYNHSGKWDRSRNDGPCKMAVLLFICAMIVVENVTVLLALWRNKRFHSRMYFLIGNLALSDLLAGITYVVNNFTSGRNTYFLTPVQWLAREGSMFVALSASTFSLLAIGIERHMTMVRLRPCETAGRGRLLGLLAACWLVSVLLSALPSLGWNCLNNMASCSTVLPLYAKSYVAFCISVFSALLVAIIILYIRIYRLVTSSGRRVSSRPSERSLALLRTVVIVLGVFVMCWTPLFLLLLLDVGCSPVKCPVLFQVDWFIALAVLNSALNPLIYTLSSREMRAAFFRLLCCCQTSMEHTGTPVVGNPNLGTVIPTAEYSKTSGGGGSGPGKSTLNRGKVPTPMNSDNKNGDPSATALPHPSGPADLLSAVLVKAGALPPLSKF, from the coding sequence TCGCAATGACGGGCCCTGTAAGATGGCCGTGCTGCTCTTCATCTGTGCGATGATTGTTGTGGAAAACGTCACGGTCCTGCTCGCTCTCTGGAGGAACAAGCGCTTCCACAGCCGCATGTACTTCCTCATTGGAAACCTGGCACTGTCAGACCTGCTGGCTGGTATTACCTACGTGGTCAACAACTTTACCTCGGGACGTAACACCTACTTCCTGACACCAGTGCAGTGGCTGGCCAGAGAAGGGAGCATGTTTGTGGCCCTCAGTGCGTCCACGTTCAGCCTCCTGGCCATTGGGATTGAGAGGCACATGACTATGGTGCGTTTGCGTCCCTGCGAGACAGCAGGTCGGGGGAGACTTCTCGGACTGCTGGCGGCCTGCTGGCTTGTGTCAGTGCTGCTCAGCGCCCTGCCCAGCCTGGGCTGGAACTGCCTGAACAATATGGCCTCCTGCTCCACAGTGCTGCCGCTCTATGCTAAGAGTTATGTGGCCTTCTGCATCAGCGTGTTCAGCGCCCTGTTGGTGGCCATCATCATCCTCTACATCAGGATATACCGCCTGGTGACCTCTAGCGGCCGCAGGGTGAGCAGCCGGCCGTCAGAGCGCTCTCTGGCCCTGCTGCGGACAGTGGTTATTGTTCTTGGAGTGTTTGTCATGTGCTGgacccccctcttcctcctgctgctgctggatgttggCTGTAGCCCAGTTAAGTGCCCAGTGCTCTTCCAGGTGGATTGGTTTATAGCCCTGGCTGTGCTCAACTCTGCCCTCAACCCTCTGATATACACTCTGTCCAGCAGGGAGATGAGGGCGGCTTTCTTCaggctgctgtgctgctgtcagACAAGCATGGAGCACACTGGGACTCCTGTGGTCGGCAACCCAAACCTGGGCACAGTCATCCCCACAGCGGAGTACAGCAAGACCAGCGGAGGAGGGGGCAGTGGGCCTGGCAAGTCCACGCTGAATAGAGGGAAGGTTCCCACGCCTATGAACTCTGACAACAAGAATGGAGATCCCTCAGCCACCGCTCTGCCCCATCCCTCTGGACCTGCAGACCTGCTCTCAGCTGTGCTCGTGAAGGCGGGGGCGCTGCCGCCCCTCAGCAAGTTCTGA